The Candidatus Syntrophosphaera sp. DNA segment CAGCGTGCCCTATACCGGGATGATCCTCACTGCCCGGGAGCCTGTGGCTATCCGCAAGGAAGTTTTGCGCTACGGAGTTTCCCAGATCGACGCGGGATCCAGCATCGGGGTGGGTGATTACTCCGCCAAGGACGATGAATCCAGGAAAAAGAGCCAATTCGTTTTGGGCGACACCCGCAGCCTGGACGACGTGATTCATGAGCTTGCCAAAGATGGCTACATTCCCTCCTTTTGCACCAGTTGCTACCGCGCGGGAAGGACAGGAGAGCATTTCATGGAGTTTGCCATTCCCGGCTTCGTCAAACGTTTCTGCACTCCCAACGCGCTGTTGACTTTCGCGGAATACCTCCACGACTTTTCTTCGGAGCGGACCCTGCAGGCCGGACTGGAACTGATCGAAAGCGAACTGGCCAAGATCGCTGACGGGAACATGCGGGCCTCCGTGACCGCCAAGCTGGCTGAGATGAAAGCTGGCAAACGCGATCTCTATTATTGAGACCTGTTGTTTGATAAAGATAAACCCGCGTCCGGAGATGGACGCGGGTTTTTTCTATGCTGTGTAAATTGGGGTTATTCTTTTTCTTCTTCCAGAGGTGTTTCGATCACAACTTCCCCGCCTTCTTCCTCGCCTTTGGCATGGACTTCGATATCGATCGAGCACTTGGCCAGTTCGGGATAGAAGTCGTCGATGTATTCGCGCACGGTGGTCTCGATGTCGGTGTGTTTGTCCAAAACTTCCTGGGAGAATCCGAGTTTGATGGCCATCATGTTGAAGGTCTGGTTGATGCTGACTTTGGGCTTTTCCCCATAAACATTGTTCAAAAAT contains these protein-coding regions:
- a CDS encoding [FeFe] hydrogenase H-cluster radical SAM maturase HydG (in Escherichia coli this enzyme functions in thiamine biosynthesis along with thiFSGI and IscS; with ThiFSG catalyzes the formation of thiazole phosphate from tyrosine, cysteine and 1-deoxy-D-xylulose-5-phosphate; forms a complex with ThiG; contains an iron-sulfur center; in Thermotoga this enzyme has an extra C-terminal domain); its protein translation is HPRGPKSSFLWRLDGLDRAMKAGIDDLGIGALMGLYDWKFEVMGLLYHTIHLEQAFGVGPHTISFPRIEPAIGTDFTEHPPHQVSDEDFKHLVAVIRLSVPYTGMILTAREPVAIRKEVLRYGVSQIDAGSSIGVGDYSAKDDESRKKSQFVLGDTRSLDDVIHELAKDGYIPSFCTSCYRAGRTGEHFMEFAIPGFVKRFCTPNALLTFAEYLHDFSSERTLQAGLELIESELAKIADGNMRASVTAKLAEMKAGKRDLYY